The genomic window AGGCCGTCCGTATAGCTGGACGAGTAGTTAGACGGGTCAATCCGGTGCCCTGCAAGGAGGTCCCGGATATCCCCGTCTTCACTCGGAACCCTGTACCAGGGAAGCGTTTCAAGGCGCCATGCCTCGCGGCTAAAGCCCTGAATCCGAGCCGTCCATGCCTCACCATCCAATGGCACGGAAAGCCTCCCTCATGACGTGCTCGGGGATCTCCACAAGCCCTTCGCCGGTCGGCGGCGTGACGGCGTCGGAGACTTCGCCCTGAACGACGAACGAGCCGGAGGCGGTTCGGTAGACGTTGGGGCAGTCGTCGTTGTTGCAGTTTCCGTTTCCGTTGCCGGTAAGCCGGGTCAGTTCCTCGCGATCCATGCTGAAACCCCCTTGTGTCTGACCCCTGTTGGGGCCTTCAGACACGACGGTACGAAGGTTGGTCGTGGTCGTCTATGCGGCATCACCAATATTCGCGTTGTCGGGTAAGGATCTTGACGTTGGCCCATGGCGGCTTGACGGGCTTCCTTTGGGTGCGCGAGGGCAGGGACGGCAAGAGCCCCCAGCCGACGGCCAGGGGCTCTCTGCGGGTGCTTGCGCTGCTACGTCAGTCGAGCCCCGGACCCCGCACCGGGATGCTGGTGAAGGTCGGCTGAGAGAGTTGCTGCGGGCTGAAGAAGTCGTTGCCCTTGTCGTCCACGACGACGAACGCCGGGAAGTCCTCGACCTCGATCTTCCAGACCGCCTCCATGCCGAGCTCCTCGTACTCGACGACCTCGACCTTCTTGATGCAGTCCTGCGCGAGGCGGGCGGCGGGGCCGCCGATCGAGCCCAGGTAGAAGCCGCCGTGCGTCCCGCACGCGTCCGTGACCTGCTTGCTCCGGTTGCCCTTGGCCAGCATGACCCTGGAGCCGCCCGCCGCCTGGAACTGCTCGACGTAGGAGTCCATCCGGCCGGCCGTCGTCGGGCCGAAGGAGCCGGACGCGTAACCCTCGGGGGTCTTCGCCGGGCCGGCGTAGTAGACCGGGTGGTCCTTCAGGTACTGCGGCATCTCCTCGCCCGCGTCGAGGCGCTCCTTGATCTTGGCGTGGGCGATGTCGCGCGCTACGACGAGCGGGCCGGAGAGCGAGAGCCGGGTCTTGACCGGGTACTTGGTCAGCTCGGCGAGGATGTCGTCCATCGGCTGGTTCAGATCGATCTCGACGACGCCGCTGGTCTCGTCGAGGTGCTCGTCCGTCGTCTCCGGCAGGAAACGCGCCGGGTCCGTCTCCAGCTGCTCCAGGAAGACGCCCTCGGCGGTGATCTTCGCGACCGCCTGCCGGTCGGCCGAGCAGGAGACGGCGATCGCGACCGGGCAGGACGCGCCGTGCCGCGGCAGCCGCACCACACGCACGTCGTGGCAGAAGTACTTGCCGCCGAACTGCGCGCCGATGCCGATCTGCTGCGTCAGCTCGAAGACCTTCTCCTCCAGCTCCTTGTCCCGGAAGCCGTGGCCGAGAATCGAGCCCTCGTCGGGCAGCTCGTCCAGGTAGTGCGCGGAGGCGTACTTCGCGGTCTTCAGCGCGTACTCGGCCGAGGTGCCGCCGACGACGATCGCCAGGTGGTACGGCGGGCAGGCGGCCGTGCCGAGCGAACGGATCTTCTCCTCCAGGAACTTCATCATGGAGGACTCGTTCAGGACCGCCTTCGTCTCCTGGTAGAGGAAGGACTTGTTGGCCGAGCCGCCGCCCTTGGCCATGAAGAGGAACTTGTACGCGCCGCCGTCGGTCGCGTACAGCTCGATCTGTGCGGGCAGGTTCGAGCCGGTGTTCTTCTCCTCCCACATGGTCAGCGGGGCCATCTGTGAGTAGCGCAGGTTGAGCTTGGTGTAGGCGTCATAGATGCCCCTGCTCAGGGCCTCTTCGTCGCCGCCCGCCGTCAGCACGTTCTGCCCGCGCTTGCCCATCACGATCGCGGTGCCGGTGTCCTGGCACATGGGCAGGACACCCGCGGCGGCGATGTTCGCGTTCTTCAGCAGGTCCAGCGCCACGAACTTGTCGTTGGACGACGCCTCGGGGTCGTCGATGATCCTGCGCAGCTGCGCGAGGTGCTCGGGACGGAGGTAGTGCTGGATGTCGTGGATCGCCTCTTCGGCGAGCTTACGCAGTGCCTCCGGCTCGACCTTGAGGAACGTACGGCCGTCGGCCTCGAAGGTGGAGACACCCTCGGCGGTCACCAGGCGGTAGGGCGTGGTGTCCTCTCCCAGGGGGAGCAGATCGGTGTACTCGAATTCCGGCATTGAGGCCATTCCTCACTCGGCAGACAGCGCGGCGCCGCCTCCGTTGGCGGCGCGCCCACAAGCGTAAGACGGCGTGCGCCGTCCGGTCTTGTGAGGTAAGGCTCAGTTGCCGCGGGCTCGCACGAGCCTGTCGTGCTGCCGCACTAGGCCCTGTCGTTCGGATCTTGCCGGGCTCGCGTGCCCTGGCACGCGCATCTGCTGCTCCCCCTGGGCCCTGTGGGCCCGGGAGGTGCCCCCACCGCAGTGGCTTCTTCCTCCGCCTTGCAGCTGCACGCACCGCTGTGACATCAGCCGCTCCGCGGCGGGCCGCTCCCTGATCCGGCCTGATCTGAACGACAGGCCCTAGTCGCGATCTATCGCGTTTCGCTAGGCTGAGTCCGTGGACCTCGAAAAGCAGCCCGAGAAGCAGCCTCAGAAGCCGGTCACCCAGGCACCGGTCGCCCAGGCGCCGGTCGCCGACGGCGCCATCCGTGCCTCCGACGCCGACCGCGACCGGATCGCGGACATCCTCCGCGACGCCCTGGCCGAGGGCCGGCTCGACGCCGAGGAGCACTCGGAGCGGATCGACGCGGTCTACCGCGCCAAGACGGTCGGCGAGCTGGAGCCGATCGTGCGCGACCTGCCCGCCGCCGGGCAGCCACGCCCGGAGCCGGCGCCGCATGCCGCGCCGTACGCGTACGGACCCGAGCTGCCCGACGGCCCGGTGGAGAACCTCGTCGCCGTGTTCTCCAGCTCCACCCGCAAGGGCCGCTGGCGCGTGGGCCCCCGGACCAACGCCTTCGCCCTCTTCGGGAACGTCGAGATCGACCTGACCGAGGCGATGTTCGGGCAGCGGCTCACCGTCATCAATGCGACGTCGATCTTCGGGAACGTCGAGGTGCGCGTGCCGGAGAACATCTCGCTGCGCGGCAGCGGCACCGGAATCTTCGGCAACTTCGAGGTCGTCACGCTGGAGGCCGCCGACCCCGAGGCCCCGGTCGTCGTGGTCAACGGCTACTCGGTTTTCGGCAATGTCGAGGCCAAGCCCAAGCGGGGCAAGCGCATCGCCGACCTCCACGCCCGCATGCGCAAGCACCTGGGGCATTGACGCGCGGGCGGCGTCGGGCCGGCCTCTCCGCCTGTCCGCTTGCGACGGCCGTGATTCCGGTACTCGGAACCGTGTACCACTCAGTGCATAGGCCCGCGCACAGCGGGTAGGGCTTGCTGCATCGTCTCTCGCTCGCGAAGCCGTCGTCAGGAGTAGACCGTGCTGCAACTGCCGCATCAGCCCTTGCAGGTCGCCGCCGTTCCGCCCCAGCGCACCCCTGCTCGGGAAGATCAGGACAGTCCCTGGCACACGGAGGCGGTGTGCCGCCGGGACGAAGCTGGACTGTTCTTCGCACCGTCCAAGGAACCGACGGCCGCGCGGCTCTCCCGCGAAGAGGCCGCGAAGCGCGTCTGTGCCCGCTGCCCGGTCATGATCGAGTGCCGCGAGCACGCCCTGCTCCAGCCCGAGCCGTACGGCGTGTGGGGCGGGCTCACCGCCGCCGAGCGCCGTGTGGTGCTGGCCCGCCGCAGGCGGCGCGAGACGGAGCTGAAGAAGTCGGCGTCGGCGGCCTGACGCAGCCGCGGACATACACACCTGCGGACATGCGTGCACTGCACCGCGGTCGTGTGCACGTACGGGAAGGGGCGCCCCCACCGCACATGGGGGCGCCCCTTTTTGTTTCTTGGCCGGTCCGTTTCCTGGCGGGCGGGACTACTGCGCGCGGTCGAAGTCGATCTGGCTGTACGCGCGCAGCTTCGAGAGACGGTGCGTCGAGTCGATCTGGCGGATCGTGCCCGACTTGGAGCGCATCACCAGTGACTGCGTGGTCGCCGTCTCGGCGCGGTAGCGCACGCCTCGCAGGAGCTCGCCGTCGGTGATGCCGGTCGCGACGAAGAACACGTTGTCGCCGCTGACGAGGTCGTCCATGAACAGGACCCGGTCCAGGTCGTGGCCGGCGTCGAGCGCGCGCTGCCGCTCCGCGTCGTCCTTGGGCCAGAGCTTGCCCTGGATCGTGCCGCCGAGGCACTTGATCGCGCAGGCGGTGATGATGCCTTCCGGCGTGCCGCCGATGCCCATCAGCATGTCGACGCCGGTGCCCTCGCGCACGGCCATGATCGCGCCCGCGACATCGCCGTCCGAGATGAACTTGATCCGTGCGCCGGTCTCGCGGATCTCCTTGACGATGCCCTCGTGGCGGGGGCGGTCCAGGATGACGACGGTGACGTCCTCGGGCGCGGAGTTCTTCGCCTTGGCGACCCGGCGGATGTTCACCGAGGCCGGGGCGTTGATGTCGACGAAGTCGGCGGCCTCGGGCCCGGTGACCAGCTTGTCCATGTAGAAGACCGCGGACGGGTCGAACATGGTGCCGCGGTCGGCGGCCGCGAGGACGGCGATGGCGTTGGGCATGCCCTTGGCCGTGAGGGTCGTGCCGTCGATCGGGTCCACGGCGATGTCGCACTCCGCGCCGGTCCCGTCGCCGATCCTCTCGCCGTTGAAGAGCATCGGGGCTTCGTCCTTCTCGCCCTCGCCGATGACGACGACACCGTTCATGGAGACGGTGCTGACGAGGGTCCGCATGGCCTTGACGGCTGCGCCGTCCGCGCCGTTCTTGTCGCCACGGCCGACCCACCGGCCTGCGGCCATGGCGGCGGCCTCGGTGACCCGCACGAGCTCCAGGGCGAGGTTGCGATCGGGGGCCTCGGGTGAGACCTCCAGCTGGGACGGCAAGTTGTGCTCGGTCATCGGAGCGCACCTTTCTGTACGACGACGGCCGGAAAAGAGAGGGTGCTGTGACTCTATCGGTACGTCGACAAAATGAGCAGAGGGGCCAACGTTTGAGCGGACAACCTTGATGCGACCATAGTGCGGTGGCAGGTATGCGAGGCAAGCAGACGGTACGCGGAATGGTCCAGTCGTTGGCGGTGGTCCTGGCCGCCGCTTTCGTGGTCTATCTCTTCGTTCCGCATGACGACTCCGGCGACCCGGTGCAGGCGGTGGACTACCGCGTCGAACTGGTGACGGCGCGCCGCGCGGCACCGTACCCGGTGGCCGCCCCCACGGGCCTGCCCGCGGACTGGAAGCCGACCTCCGTCTCGTACAAGCGCCAGAGCGGCAACGCGTGGCACCTCGGCTTCCTCGACCCGGACGGGCAGTACGTCGCGGTCGAGCAGTCCACGGCGCCGGCCGCGAAGTACGTCCCGAAGGTCACCCAGCAGGCCACCAGGACCGACGCCACCGAGCAGGTGGGCGGCGCGACCTGGCAGCGCTGGGAAGGCCCGAAGTACGACGCGCTCGTGCGCACGGACGAAGGCTCGACGACGGTCGTGACGGGCACGGCGTCGTTCGCGCGGCTCGCGGAGATGGCGGCTGCGCTGGAGTCGAAGACTTCCTGAAGGACCTCCCCGAACGAACGACGAGGCCGCCGCACCCGGATCGGGTGCGGCGGCCTCGCTGTGCAGAGGTGTGTCTTCCCGGGGGGCGACCCCCGGACCCCCGGCAGGGGTTCGGGTCGGGTCAGACCGTGGTGATGACGTCCTCGTACTCCAGGCGCGGCGAGCGCGGACTGTGTCTTCCCGGGGGGCGACCCCCGGACCCCCGGCAGGGGTTCGGGTCGGGTCAGACCGTGGTGATGACGTCCTCGTACTCCAGGCGCGGCGAGCGCGGGAACCACGCGTCGTCGCCCGGCTTGCCGATGTTGACGACCATCAGCGGGGTGTGGTCGTCGTCCAGGAACTCCTTCTGGACGCCGGCGAAGTCCAGGCCGGTCATCGGGCCCGCGGCCAGACCGGCGGCGCGGACGCCGACGATGAAGTAACCGGCCTGCAGTGCGGCGTTCAGCGCGGCGGACTGCTCACGCACCGGGCGCTCGGCGAAGAACGCGTCCTTGGCCTGCGGGAAGTGCGGGAACAGCTCCGGCAGCTCCTCGTGGAACTCGTTGTCCGCGGCGAGGATCGCGACGAGCGGCGCCGTGGCGGTCTTCGGCTGGTTGCCCTCCGCCATGTGCTTCACCAGGCGCTCGCGGGCCTCGGGGGTGCGGACGAGCACGACACGCAGCGGCGACTGGTTGAAGGCCGTCGGGCCGTACTTGACCAGGTCGTAGATCGCCTGGACCTGCTCGTCGGTCACCGGCTCGTCGGTGAACGTGTTGGCGGTGCGGGCCTCGCGGAAGAGGAGGTCCTGGGCGGCGGCGTCAAGAACGAGGGACATGCGTACCTTCCGGGTGGGACAAGGGATCAAGCCTGTGACCTCACCGTACGACGGAGTGTGTGAAGGTTCAACTAAATCCGGCGCCTGGTGAGACGGTTCACATAACTTTCAGTTTCAACCAACTCCGCCGGGGGCCCCTTTATGCCCGCCCCTCCGCAGCTCGGTGCCCGGGGCGGCTCAGGACGCGGAATCGTCCCCGAGCTCGTCGCCCCCGCCCGCGCCCCCACGCCCCGCGGCCTCGCCCGCGTCCCGCTCGGCCAGCGCCGCGTCCAGCCGGGCGCGGGCGCCGTCCAGCCAGCGGCGGCAGACCTTCGCCAGCTCCTCGCCGCGCTCCCACAGCGCGAGGGACTCCTCGAGCGTCGTGCCGCCCGCCTCCAGCCGGCGGACGACCTCGATCAGCTCGTCCCGCGCCTGCTCGTACCCGATCGCGCCGGCCGCCCCGGTCGCACCGATCGCGTTCGCCGAGGTCTCGTCCGTCTTCGCCGTCATGTGATCCACCCTATGCGTGAGGTCCGACAGTGACCCCGAACTCGCCTTCCGCGACCCTGGCCCGCAGCTCCTCGCCCGCCGAGACCTCCTCGGCGGCCCGCACCACCGAGCCGTCCGCGCGCTGCAGCACCGCGTACCCCCGCTCCAGCGTCGCCGCGGGCGACAGCGCGACGACCCGCGCATGCGTGTGGCCGAGCTCGGAGTCGGCGCGGTCGAGCAGATGCCCGAGCACCCGCCGGCCGCGCGCGACAAGTGCGTCCGTCTCGTGCTCGCGCTCCTCCACCATCCGGTGCGGATGCTCCATGACCCGCCGGTGCAGCGCGTGCGCGAGCCCACGCTCCTCGCGGTCCAGCAGCCCCCGTACGGTCCGCAGCGCGCGGTTCCGCAGCGCCTGCACCCGGTCCAGCTCCTCGCCGACGTCGGGGACGACCTTCTTCGCCGCGTCGGTCGGGGTCGAGGCGCGCAGATCCGCGACCAGGTCGAGCAGGGGCGAGTCCGGTTCGTGCCCGATCGCGGACACCAGGGGCGTACGGCAGTCGGCCACCGCCCGCACCAGCTGCTCGTCCGAGAACGGCAGCAGGTCCTCCACGCTGCCACCGCCGCGCGCGACGATGATCACGTCCACGTCCGGCTGCTCGTCCAGCTCCTTCACCGCCTGGACGACCTGGGACACGGCCCGCACCCCCTGCACGGCGACATTGCGCACCTCGAACCGGACGGCCGGCCACCGCCGCCGCGCGTTCTCCAGCACATCGCGCTCGGCCGCCGACGCCCGGCCGCAGACCAGCCCGATCAGCTGCGGCAGGAACGGCAGGGGCCGCTTGCGGTCGAGCGCGAAGAGCCCCTCCGCGCCCAGGGCCCGCTTCAGCTGCTCGAGACGTGCGAGCAGCTCGCCGATGCCGACCGGCCGTATCTCCGCGGCCCGCAGGGAGAGCTGCCCGCGCGGGGCGTACCACTCCGGCTTGGCGTGCACGACGACCCGGGCACCCTCGGACACGACGTCCGCGACCGCGTCGAACACCTGGCGGTAGCAGGTGACGCTCACCGAGATGTCGTACGACGGATCGCGCAGCGTCAGGAACACGACCCCCGCCCCGGGCCTGCGGGACAGCTGGGTGATCTGCCCCTCCACCCACACCGCCCCGAGCCGGTCGATCCAGCCCCCGATGAGCCGCGACACCTCACCGACGGGCAGGGGGGCTTCGGCAGACGTATTCAGACCCATGCACGCGAGCGTATCGGCACGGACCGACAGGACCAGGGCCCGCGGCCGACGACGCCGGGCCGGGCGCCGTGGAGTTGCAGGCCGCCGGGTCCAGGCCCCGAGGTAGGACGCCGGGCCCGGCCCCGTGGAGTTGCAGGCCGGCGTGCAGCGGCGGCCTACGCGGGCCCCGGCGCCGCCTCTTGCCGTCCCCTCTGCACCATCAGCACCAGCAGCCCCACCGCCAGCCAGATCGCGCCGACCACCTGCGCCGTGTGCGACGCCTCCACGATCACCGCGAGCGTCACCGCCGCACCCGCCACCGGGATCAGCAGATGCCGCCACCAGCTCGGCGGCCCCGCCATCCGCCGCACCACGAACCACCCCACCACGCTCGCGTGCAGCAGCGTGAAAGCCGTCAGTGCCCCGACGTCGACGACCGACACCAGCTGGTCCAGCCCGTCGTCGCGCCGGGCCGCCCACACCGCCGCGACCAGCGTCACCACGGCGGAGACGAGCAGCGCCACACGCGGCACGCCCGCGTCGGTGCGGGACAGCACGTGCGGAAGCCGCCGGCCGCGGGCCATCGCGAAGAGCAGCCGGCCCGCGGCAGCCTGCCCCGCCAGTGCAGCGAACGCCGCGCCGATCGCCTTGCTCACCGCCACCAGATCGTGCAGCCAGGTGCCGACGGAGGCGTCCACGGCGTCGTAGAACGCGGTCCCCTGGCTCTTCGGGTCCGCCGCCAGCGCCGCCGACGAGACCGGTTCGAGCAGCGCCACCAGATACGTCTGCGCCACGAACAGCGCACCTGCCAGCCCCAGGCAGAACAGCACCGCCCGCGCCACCTGCCGCGATCCGCCCGTCGCCTCCTCGGCGAACGACGCGATCGCGTCGAAGCCGAGGTACGACAGCACCGCCACCGACACCGCCCCGAGGACCGCGCTCAGCGCGAAGTCCCCGTCGCCGGTGAGCGGCGACAGCCAGCCGCGCCGCGGCCCGTCCTGCGCCAGCACGGCGACCGCCGACACGAGGAAGACGGCGAGGACGACGATCTCCATGGCCAGCACGGCGAGGCCGGCGCGCGCCGCGGCCCGTACGCCCCACAGGTTCAGCAGGGTGGTCACCACGACCGCGAGCGCGGTCCACACCCATCGGTCCACCCCCGGAACCAGCGCCTCCATCGCGATCCCGGAGAACAGATAGGCCACGGCCGGGATCAGCAGATAGTCGAGCATCGCCATCCACCCGGCGATGAACCCCGGCCCCTCGCCGAGCCCTTTGCGCGCGTAGGCGAAGACCGATCCGGCCAGTGGCGCCACCCGCACCATCTGCGCGTAGCTGTACGCCGTGAAGGCCATCGCGATCGTCGCGACGACGTACACGAGGGCGACCGCGCCGTGCGATTTCGCGTCCAGGGTGCCGAAGACACCGACCGGTGCCATGGGGGCGATGAAGAGCAGTCCGTAGACGACCAGATCCCGGAACCCGAGACTCCGGCGCAGCTGGGTGTGCGTGTCCGCGCCTCCGTCCGCGCCCGACGCCGTCCCGGTGCCCGTGCCGGCCCCGGTGCCGGTCCCCGTCATGGCGGCCTCCGTCCTCGTACGTACCGGATTGATACCGGGGTGATCACATACGCACCAGTCTCAGCCCAGTGGGCGATCGTTGGCGTGTTCGGCGCGCCCTTACGATGGGGGGCATGACTGCAACGAACGCCCGCCGCGTCCTGCTCGCCGCTCCCCGTGGCTACTGCGCGGGCGTGGACCGTGCCGTGATCGCCGTGGAGAAGGCGCTGGAGCAGTACGGCGCTCCGGTCTACGTCCGCCACGAGATCGTCCACAACAAGTACGTCGTCCAGACCCTGGAGAAGAAGGGCGCGATCTTCGTCGAGACCACGGCGGAGGTCCCCGAGGGGTCCATCGTGATGTTCTCGGCGCACGGCGTCGCGCCGATCGTCCACGAAGAGGCCGCCGAGCGGAAGCTCGCGACCATCGACGCCACCTGCCCCCTGGTGACCAAGGTCCACAAGGAGGCCGTGCGGTACGCGCGCGAGGACTTCGACATCCTCCTCATCGGCCACGAGGGCCACGAGGAGGTCATCGGCACCACCGGCGAGGCCCCCGACCACATCACGCTGGTCGACGGCCCGGGAGACGTGGACAAGGTGGAGGTCCGCGACCCGTCGAGGGTCGTCTGGCTCTCCCAGACCACGCTGTCGGTCGACGAGACCATGGAGACCGTCGACAAGCTGAAGACCAAGTTCCCGCTGCTGGTCTCGCCGCCGAGCGACGACATCTGCTACGCCACGCAGAACCGCCAGATCGCGGTCAAGCAGATGGGCGCGGAGGCCGAGCTGGTCATCGTCGTCGGCTCGCAGAACTCCTCGAACTCCAAGCGGCTCGTCGAGGTCGCGCTGGGCGCGGGCTCCCGTGACGCGCATCTGGTCGACTACGCGGACGAGATCGACGAGGCATGGCTGGAGGGTGTGACGACGGTCGGCGTCACGTCGGGCGCGTCCGTGCCCGAGGTGCTCGTCGAGCAGGTCCTGGAGTGGCTGGCACAGCGCGGTTTCGAGGACGTGGAGATCGTCAAGGCGGCCGAGGAGTCGATCACCTTCTCCCTGCCGAAGGAGCTCCGCCGCGATCTGCGGGCCGAGGCGTCCGCACTCACCGAGGACTGAGAACCCCGCTCGGGGAGTGACGGTCAGCGGTTCCTCGTAACGTTGTGTCCATGAACGTCTTCGGAGTGGACATCGGCGGGTCGGGCATCAAGGGTGCGCCCGTGGACCTGGACCGCGGCGACCTCGCAGAGCCCCGCCACAAAGTACTCACCCCGCATCCGGCCACGCCCGACGGCGTGGCCGAGTGCGTTGCCGAGGTGATCGAGCACTTCGGCTGGTCGGGCCCGGTCGGGACGACCTTTCCCGGTGTGGTCACCGGCTCGGTGATCCGCACGGCCGCGAATGTCGACAAGAGCTGGATCGACCTGGACGGCGGCAAGCTGCTGGGCGACCGGCTGGGCCTGCCCGTGACCGTGCTGAACGACGCGGACGCGGCGGGGGTCGCCGAGATGACCTTCGGCGCGGGCCGCGGCCGCAAGGGCGCGGTCATGCTGCTGACGTTCGGCACGGGCATCGGCAGCGCCCTCTTCATCGACGGCAAGCTCGTGCCGAACTCGGAGCTGGGCCACCTGGAACTGCACGGCCATGAGGCGGAGAAGCACGCGTCGACCAAGGTGAAGGACGACGAGGAGCTGAGCTGGGAGCGCTGGGCGCACCGGGTCCAGAAGTACCTGGTGCATCTGGAGATGCTCTTCTCGCCCGAGCTCTTCATCATCGGCGGCGGGGTGAGCCGCAAGGCGGACAGGTTCCTGCCGCTGATCAAGCATGTGCGCGCGGAGATGGTCCCGGCGGAACTGCAGAACAACGCGGGGATCGTGGGCGCGGCGATGGCGGCGAGGCAGGACTGAGCCCGACCGCGCGCCGGACGGCCGGGGCGCCCCGGCCGACGGCCGGGGCCTGTCGTTCGGCCCTAGCGGCGGGCTCCGCCGGGCCTGCGCTGGGCCTGGCCGGGCCCCCGGCCGGCCGGTCGGCCGCCGCTGCCCGGTCCGGTCGACGTCCCGGCCGACGTCCCGGTCGACGTTCCGGCCGGTCGGCGGTCCGGTCGGCGGTCCGGTCGGCGGTTCGTCCGGCGCTGCATCATCAGGCGGACCTTCCGTACGCAGGTGATGAGCCCGGCGATGAGCGTGCCGCCGTACAGCCAGCCGGCGTTCACGGCCAGCGCGGTCACCACCGCCATGATCTGGCCGCCCAGACCGCCGAGGCCGCCCGAGATCGGGACGGTCCCGACGGCGAACGCGATGGGCACGCTGATCGGGGCGGTGACCAGGTCAGCGCTGCGCACCCAGAGCGCCGTCAGGGCGCTGAGCAGCAGGAAGAACACGCCGTACACGATCGCCGAGCCGTCGAACAGCACTTGGTCGAGCATGCCGATGAGGAGCATCGCGGCGCATGCGAAGAGCCCCGCGCCGAGTCCGGTCAACCGGGCGTTGGGCAGCCTGCGCAGGGCCTGGACCACCGGGGGCACGGGGCGTTCGGGCCGCCCGGGATCGCGGGGCTTGCCCTTCTGGCCTCCCTGGCCCGTGCCCCCGGCTCGATCAGGGCTGCCGGGCCGGGCGGCGACCCGGTACACCGCGCCGTCCACGAGCGGCGTCTGACCGGCGAGGGGGGCCTGCGGCCGCGGCCGCTGCTGCGAGGGACCTGTCCTTTGCTCCACGGAACCAACGTAGGTTGCATTGAGTGAGTGTTCCGCCACAGGACACGCCCTTTGGGTGACCTTGGCCGTGAGTTCGACGCGATCCCGCCCTGCGGGGCACCTCGGCGCCGCTGCCGGTTCCCGTCGTCGGCCCTGCCGGCACGCCCGTAAACTGGGGGATCGGCCCACCCGGGGCCGGGCCCCCGGCCCTCAGCCAGTCCTCACCCAGGAAGTCGCCAACGTGTCGCTCACGATCGGAATCGTCGGACTGCCGAATGTCGGCAAGTCGACCCTGTTCAACGCCCTGACCAAGAACGACGTGCTGGCGGCCAACTACCCGTTCGCCACCATCGAGCCCAACGTGGGTGTGGTCGGCGTTCCC from Streptomyces formicae includes these protein-coding regions:
- a CDS encoding DUF1707 SHOCT-like domain-containing protein; this encodes MDLEKQPEKQPQKPVTQAPVAQAPVADGAIRASDADRDRIADILRDALAEGRLDAEEHSERIDAVYRAKTVGELEPIVRDLPAAGQPRPEPAPHAAPYAYGPELPDGPVENLVAVFSSSTRKGRWRVGPRTNAFALFGNVEIDLTEAMFGQRLTVINATSIFGNVEVRVPENISLRGSGTGIFGNFEVVTLEAADPEAPVVVVNGYSVFGNVEAKPKRGKRIADLHARMRKHLGH
- a CDS encoding DUF4245 domain-containing protein produces the protein MAGMRGKQTVRGMVQSLAVVLAAAFVVYLFVPHDDSGDPVQAVDYRVELVTARRAAPYPVAAPTGLPADWKPTSVSYKRQSGNAWHLGFLDPDGQYVAVEQSTAPAAKYVPKVTQQATRTDATEQVGGATWQRWEGPKYDALVRTDEGSTTVVTGTASFARLAEMAAALESKTS
- the xseA gene encoding exodeoxyribonuclease VII large subunit, with translation MGLNTSAEAPLPVGEVSRLIGGWIDRLGAVWVEGQITQLSRRPGAGVVFLTLRDPSYDISVSVTCYRQVFDAVADVVSEGARVVVHAKPEWYAPRGQLSLRAAEIRPVGIGELLARLEQLKRALGAEGLFALDRKRPLPFLPQLIGLVCGRASAAERDVLENARRRWPAVRFEVRNVAVQGVRAVSQVVQAVKELDEQPDVDVIIVARGGGSVEDLLPFSDEQLVRAVADCRTPLVSAIGHEPDSPLLDLVADLRASTPTDAAKKVVPDVGEELDRVQALRNRALRTVRGLLDREERGLAHALHRRVMEHPHRMVEEREHETDALVARGRRVLGHLLDRADSELGHTHARVVALSPAATLERGYAVLQRADGSVVRAAEEVSAGEELRARVAEGEFGVTVGPHA
- a CDS encoding fumarate hydratase, whose amino-acid sequence is MASMPEFEYTDLLPLGEDTTPYRLVTAEGVSTFEADGRTFLKVEPEALRKLAEEAIHDIQHYLRPEHLAQLRRIIDDPEASSNDKFVALDLLKNANIAAAGVLPMCQDTGTAIVMGKRGQNVLTAGGDEEALSRGIYDAYTKLNLRYSQMAPLTMWEEKNTGSNLPAQIELYATDGGAYKFLFMAKGGGSANKSFLYQETKAVLNESSMMKFLEEKIRSLGTAACPPYHLAIVVGGTSAEYALKTAKYASAHYLDELPDEGSILGHGFRDKELEEKVFELTQQIGIGAQFGGKYFCHDVRVVRLPRHGASCPVAIAVSCSADRQAVAKITAEGVFLEQLETDPARFLPETTDEHLDETSGVVEIDLNQPMDDILAELTKYPVKTRLSLSGPLVVARDIAHAKIKERLDAGEEMPQYLKDHPVYYAGPAKTPEGYASGSFGPTTAGRMDSYVEQFQAAGGSRVMLAKGNRSKQVTDACGTHGGFYLGSIGGPAARLAQDCIKKVEVVEYEELGMEAVWKIEVEDFPAFVVVDDKGNDFFSPQQLSQPTFTSIPVRGPGLD
- a CDS encoding malonic semialdehyde reductase yields the protein MSLVLDAAAQDLLFREARTANTFTDEPVTDEQVQAIYDLVKYGPTAFNQSPLRVVLVRTPEARERLVKHMAEGNQPKTATAPLVAILAADNEFHEELPELFPHFPQAKDAFFAERPVREQSAALNAALQAGYFIVGVRAAGLAAGPMTGLDFAGVQKEFLDDDHTPLMVVNIGKPGDDAWFPRSPRLEYEDVITTV
- the glpX gene encoding class II fructose-bisphosphatase, which gives rise to MTEHNLPSQLEVSPEAPDRNLALELVRVTEAAAMAAGRWVGRGDKNGADGAAVKAMRTLVSTVSMNGVVVIGEGEKDEAPMLFNGERIGDGTGAECDIAVDPIDGTTLTAKGMPNAIAVLAAADRGTMFDPSAVFYMDKLVTGPEAADFVDINAPASVNIRRVAKAKNSAPEDVTVVILDRPRHEGIVKEIRETGARIKFISDGDVAGAIMAVREGTGVDMLMGIGGTPEGIITACAIKCLGGTIQGKLWPKDDAERQRALDAGHDLDRVLFMDDLVSGDNVFFVATGITDGELLRGVRYRAETATTQSLVMRSKSGTIRQIDSTHRLSKLRAYSQIDFDRAQ
- a CDS encoding APC family permease, giving the protein MTGTGTGAGTGTGTASGADGGADTHTQLRRSLGFRDLVVYGLLFIAPMAPVGVFGTLDAKSHGAVALVYVVATIAMAFTAYSYAQMVRVAPLAGSVFAYARKGLGEGPGFIAGWMAMLDYLLIPAVAYLFSGIAMEALVPGVDRWVWTALAVVVTTLLNLWGVRAAARAGLAVLAMEIVVLAVFLVSAVAVLAQDGPRRGWLSPLTGDGDFALSAVLGAVSVAVLSYLGFDAIASFAEEATGGSRQVARAVLFCLGLAGALFVAQTYLVALLEPVSSAALAADPKSQGTAFYDAVDASVGTWLHDLVAVSKAIGAAFAALAGQAAAGRLLFAMARGRRLPHVLSRTDAGVPRVALLVSAVVTLVAAVWAARRDDGLDQLVSVVDVGALTAFTLLHASVVGWFVVRRMAGPPSWWRHLLIPVAGAAVTLAVIVEASHTAQVVGAIWLAVGLLVLMVQRGRQEAAPGPA
- a CDS encoding exodeoxyribonuclease VII small subunit, translated to MTAKTDETSANAIGATGAAGAIGYEQARDELIEVVRRLEAGGTTLEESLALWERGEELAKVCRRWLDGARARLDAALAERDAGEAAGRGGAGGGDELGDDSAS
- a CDS encoding WhiB family transcriptional regulator, whose product is MLQLPHQPLQVAAVPPQRTPAREDQDSPWHTEAVCRRDEAGLFFAPSKEPTAARLSREEAAKRVCARCPVMIECREHALLQPEPYGVWGGLTAAERRVVLARRRRRETELKKSASAA